From a region of the Corythoichthys intestinalis isolate RoL2023-P3 chromosome 7, ASM3026506v1, whole genome shotgun sequence genome:
- the slc30a7 gene encoding zinc transporter 7 isoform X1, with protein MLPLSVKDDEYKPAKFSLVLKLSGWIRSILADRTSRNLFFFLCLNLSFAFVELSYGIWSNSLGLISDSFHMFFDCTALLAGLAASVISRWRSNDSFSYGYVRAEVIGGFVNGLFLVFTAFFIFSEGVERALEPPDVHHERLLPVSVAGLLVNLVGIFVFQHGGGHGHSHGEQGHGHSHSLFNGTPGHSHSHHGGHSHHGGHSHHGGHSHHGGHEDHAHHGHGHDSPDDERRPGSGKQILQGVLLHIVADTLGSVGVIVSALLMQNYDLMIADPVCSMLIAVLIGVSVVPLLRESIGILMQRTPPSLDHALPECYQRVQQLQGVYSVQHPHFWTLCTDVYVGTLKVAVAPDADARWILSQTHNIFTQAGVRQLYVQIDAAAM; from the exons GTCCATTTTGGCCGACAGAACGTCCCGAAATTTATTTTTCTTCCTGTGTTTGAACCTTTCCTTCGCCTTTGTGGAGCTAAGCTACGGCATCTGGAGCAACAG TCTAGGCTTGATCTCGGACTCGTTCCACATGTTCTTCGACTGCACGGCGCTACTGGCGGGCCTGGCGGCGTCGGTCATCTCCAGGTGGCGCTCCAACGACAGCTTCTCGTACGG GTACGTCCGAGCCGAGGTCATCGGCGGATTTGTCAACGGGCTCTTCCTCGTCTTCACCGCTTTCTTCATCTTCTCCGAAGGCGTGGAG AGGGCTTTGGAACCTCCGGACGTTCACCACGAGCGCCTCCTTCCGGTCTCTGTCGCCGGCCTGCTGGTCAACCTGGTGGGGATCTTTGTTTTCCAACACGGAGGCGGACACGGACACTCGCACGGAGAGCAAG GTCACGGCCACAGCCATTCGCTGTTTAACGGTACGCCGGGCCACTCTCACTCCCACCACGGAGGCCACTCCCACCACGGAGGCCACTCCCACCACGGGGGCCACTCCCACCACGGGGGCCACGAAGACCACGCTCATCACGGACACGGTCACGACAGTCCGGACG ACGAGCGGCGGCCGGGTTCCGGTAAACAGATCCTTCAGG GCGTGCTGCTGCACATCGTGGCCGACACTCTGGGCAGCGTGGGCGTGATCGTTTCGGCTCTCCTGATGCAAAACTACGACCTGATGATCGCCGATCCCGTTTGCTCCATGCTCATCGCCGTCCTCATCGGCGTCAG CGTGGTTCCTCTGCTGCGAGAGTCCATCGGGATATTGATGCAGAGAACGCCACCCTCCCTGGACCACGCTCTCCCCGAGTGCTACCAGAGG GTGCAGCAGCTTCAAGGCGTGTACAGCGTGCAGCATCCCCACTTCTGGACTTTGTGTACCGACGTGTACGTGGGAACCCTCAAAGTGGCGGTGGCCCCCGACGCCGACGCCCGCTGGATACTCAGTCAGACGCACAACATCTTCACGCAG GCGGGCGTTCGCCAGCTCTACGTTCAAATCGACGCGGCCGCCATGTAG
- the slc30a7 gene encoding zinc transporter 7 isoform X2 → MFFDCTALLAGLAASVISRWRSNDSFSYGYVRAEVIGGFVNGLFLVFTAFFIFSEGVERALEPPDVHHERLLPVSVAGLLVNLVGIFVFQHGGGHGHSHGEQGHGHSHSLFNGTPGHSHSHHGGHSHHGGHSHHGGHSHHGGHEDHAHHGHGHDSPDDERRPGSGKQILQGVLLHIVADTLGSVGVIVSALLMQNYDLMIADPVCSMLIAVLIGVSVVPLLRESIGILMQRTPPSLDHALPECYQRVQQLQGVYSVQHPHFWTLCTDVYVGTLKVAVAPDADARWILSQTHNIFTQAGVRQLYVQIDAAAM, encoded by the exons ATGTTCTTCGACTGCACGGCGCTACTGGCGGGCCTGGCGGCGTCGGTCATCTCCAGGTGGCGCTCCAACGACAGCTTCTCGTACGG GTACGTCCGAGCCGAGGTCATCGGCGGATTTGTCAACGGGCTCTTCCTCGTCTTCACCGCTTTCTTCATCTTCTCCGAAGGCGTGGAG AGGGCTTTGGAACCTCCGGACGTTCACCACGAGCGCCTCCTTCCGGTCTCTGTCGCCGGCCTGCTGGTCAACCTGGTGGGGATCTTTGTTTTCCAACACGGAGGCGGACACGGACACTCGCACGGAGAGCAAG GTCACGGCCACAGCCATTCGCTGTTTAACGGTACGCCGGGCCACTCTCACTCCCACCACGGAGGCCACTCCCACCACGGAGGCCACTCCCACCACGGGGGCCACTCCCACCACGGGGGCCACGAAGACCACGCTCATCACGGACACGGTCACGACAGTCCGGACG ACGAGCGGCGGCCGGGTTCCGGTAAACAGATCCTTCAGG GCGTGCTGCTGCACATCGTGGCCGACACTCTGGGCAGCGTGGGCGTGATCGTTTCGGCTCTCCTGATGCAAAACTACGACCTGATGATCGCCGATCCCGTTTGCTCCATGCTCATCGCCGTCCTCATCGGCGTCAG CGTGGTTCCTCTGCTGCGAGAGTCCATCGGGATATTGATGCAGAGAACGCCACCCTCCCTGGACCACGCTCTCCCCGAGTGCTACCAGAGG GTGCAGCAGCTTCAAGGCGTGTACAGCGTGCAGCATCCCCACTTCTGGACTTTGTGTACCGACGTGTACGTGGGAACCCTCAAAGTGGCGGTGGCCCCCGACGCCGACGCCCGCTGGATACTCAGTCAGACGCACAACATCTTCACGCAG GCGGGCGTTCGCCAGCTCTACGTTCAAATCGACGCGGCCGCCATGTAG
- the dph5 gene encoding diphthine methyl ester synthase isoform X2, translated as MLYLVGLGLGDAADITVKGLQVVKKCSRVYLEAYTSILTVGKEALEEFYGKDVILADRDMVEQEAERILKEAEETDVAFLVVGDPFGATTHSDLVLRATRAGIPYRVVHNASVINAVGCCGLQLYNFGETVSLVFWTESWRPESFYDKILQNREAGLHTLCLLDIKVKEQSLENLMRGKKIYEEPRFMSASQAASQLLEIVRRRRDRGEEPRRAGLTEDTPCVGVARLGAADQKIRVATLAEMSARDELGAPLHSLVLPGKLHPLEAEMLRLYATDDVLPRLPLDS; from the exons ATGCTCTACTTGGTCGGTTTGGGTCTCGGCGACGCCGCCGACATCACCGTCAAGGGTTTGCAGGTGGTCAAGAAATGTTCGCGAGTCTACTTGGAGGCCTACACCTCCATCTTGACTGTGGGCAAGGAAGCGCTG GAGGAGTTTTACGGAAAGGACGTGATCTTGGCCGATCGCGATATGGTGGAGCAGGAAGCCGAGCGCATCCTGAAGGAGGCCGAGGAGACGGACGTGGCCTTCCTGGTGGTGGGCGACCCCTTCGG CGCCACCACGCACAGCGACCTGGTGCTGAGAGCCACGCGGGCCGGGATTCCCTACCGAGTGGTCCACAACGCCTCCGTCATCAACGCCGTGGGCTGCTGCGGCCTGCAG CTGTACAACTTTGGCGAGACGGTATCTCTGGTCTTCTGGACCGAGTCGTGGCGACCCGAGAGCTTCTACGACAAGATCCTCCAGAACCGGGAGGCCGGTCTGCACACGCTCTGTTTGCTGG ATATCAAAGTCAAAGAGCAGTCCTTGGAGAACTTGATGAG AGGCAAGAAGATCTACGAGGAGCCCCGTTTCATGAGCGCCTCCCAGGCGGCCTCTCAGCTGCTGGAAATCGTCCGGAGGAGGCGGGATCGGGGGGAGGAGCCCCGTCGCGCCGGCCTGACGGAAGACACTCCGTGCGTGGGCGTGGCCAGACTGGGCGCCGCCGACCAGAAGATCCGCGTGGCCACGTTGGCCGAGATGAGCGCGCGCGACGAGCTGGGCGCCCCGCTCCACTCGCTGGTGCTCCCCGGCAAGCTCCACCCGCTGGAGGCGGAGATGTTGCGGCTCTACGCCACCGACGACGTCCTGCCGCGCCTGCCCCTGGACTCCTGA
- the dph5 gene encoding diphthine methyl ester synthase isoform X1, translated as MLYLVGLGLGDAADITVKGLQVVKKCSRVYLEAYTSILTVGKEALEEFYGKDVILADRDMVEQEAERILKEAEETDVAFLVVGDPFGATTHSDLVLRATRAGIPYRVVHNASVINAVGCCGLQLYNFGETVSLVFWTESWRPESFYDKILQNREAGLHTLCLLADIKVKEQSLENLMRGKKIYEEPRFMSASQAASQLLEIVRRRRDRGEEPRRAGLTEDTPCVGVARLGAADQKIRVATLAEMSARDELGAPLHSLVLPGKLHPLEAEMLRLYATDDVLPRLPLDS; from the exons ATGCTCTACTTGGTCGGTTTGGGTCTCGGCGACGCCGCCGACATCACCGTCAAGGGTTTGCAGGTGGTCAAGAAATGTTCGCGAGTCTACTTGGAGGCCTACACCTCCATCTTGACTGTGGGCAAGGAAGCGCTG GAGGAGTTTTACGGAAAGGACGTGATCTTGGCCGATCGCGATATGGTGGAGCAGGAAGCCGAGCGCATCCTGAAGGAGGCCGAGGAGACGGACGTGGCCTTCCTGGTGGTGGGCGACCCCTTCGG CGCCACCACGCACAGCGACCTGGTGCTGAGAGCCACGCGGGCCGGGATTCCCTACCGAGTGGTCCACAACGCCTCCGTCATCAACGCCGTGGGCTGCTGCGGCCTGCAG CTGTACAACTTTGGCGAGACGGTATCTCTGGTCTTCTGGACCGAGTCGTGGCGACCCGAGAGCTTCTACGACAAGATCCTCCAGAACCGGGAGGCCGGTCTGCACACGCTCTGTTTGCTGG CAGATATCAAAGTCAAAGAGCAGTCCTTGGAGAACTTGATGAG AGGCAAGAAGATCTACGAGGAGCCCCGTTTCATGAGCGCCTCCCAGGCGGCCTCTCAGCTGCTGGAAATCGTCCGGAGGAGGCGGGATCGGGGGGAGGAGCCCCGTCGCGCCGGCCTGACGGAAGACACTCCGTGCGTGGGCGTGGCCAGACTGGGCGCCGCCGACCAGAAGATCCGCGTGGCCACGTTGGCCGAGATGAGCGCGCGCGACGAGCTGGGCGCCCCGCTCCACTCGCTGGTGCTCCCCGGCAAGCTCCACCCGCTGGAGGCGGAGATGTTGCGGCTCTACGCCACCGACGACGTCCTGCCGCGCCTGCCCCTGGACTCCTGA